Part of the Clostridia bacterium genome, GGCGTCGCCGGTGAAGAGGAAGGACGTTTCGCCGTAGGTGAACTTCAGAACGTAGGAGTTGTTGTTGAGCTCCTCCGATTCGCTCTCGCCGACCGAGGTGTCGCTGCCGTCGTCGAGCACCTCAAGCGTTCCGGTCGGGAAAGCCAATGTTTCGCCCGGCGCGGCGGTGCGCATCGGCACCTTTCTGTTTCTGGCGGCTTTTATCACGTCGTTGTAGAACTTTTCGTCCACAGATTTGGTCGGGATTATCAGCTCGTCGACCTTGTATTTCAGTATCACGTCGTCCATTGCTCCCATGTGGTCGCCGTGAGCGTGTGTGGCGATAACGTAATTCAGACGCTCGATGCCGCGCCCGTTCAGGTACGCGGCTATCTTCTGGAAGTCGTCGTATTCGCCGGCGTCGATCATTATCGCGCCGTCGGCGCATTCGATGAGCGCGCAGTCCGCGTTGCCGACGTCGATGAAGTGGACTTTGACGTCGCTTACCGCGGCGGGCGTTTCAACGGAGCCGCCGGAGCCGCTTTCGCCTTCGCCGCCGAGGCCGCCGCAGAGCCAGATTATGCCGGCGATGACGGCGACGAACGCGATCACTATCGCCAGCCCGAGAAGCGTCCCCTTCAGCGTATCGCCGTCCGCCGCGTAGCGAACTCCGTATCTTCTCGTCTTCTTCGTGCGGGCGGTTTTGGTTTTGGTTTTTTTCTTAGCCATACGCTACCTCCGGAGTTCCGCGGCGAGCGCGCGGAGCTCTTCCGCCGTCACGAGCCGCGGGAGCACCCGCGCGAGCGTGTTCGCGTTCATGTTCGCGGGCAGCCCGAGCCGCCGAGCGAGCGAAGCGCGGAGCGCGGCGCTGTTCGCGCCGCCGCAGACGCCGAGCCCGGTCAGAAACGCCTTCGTGAAAGGTTCGACTCCCTCGCCTTCGCCGACTCCGGCGCGGCGGAACGCCTCGATTATGACCGCGTCGTCCAGCCCTTCGGCGCCGAGCAGCCCCTCCTTCGAGGGCGCGCGCTTGCGGCGCTCCCTGCCCGGTACGTCGGGCAGGTAGACGTCCCAGACCTTGCCGCCGGCGCAGAAGTTCTTAATATAATTTCTGATTCGGAAGCCCGCCTTGTCCGGGTCGGTGATTATCACTATGCCGTCGCCCCGCGCAAGCGTTTTTATCAGCTCGCGCTTGGCGGCGTTTTTGTATATGCCGAAGCCGCCCGTCTCGATGACGGGAGCGTCGAAGATATTTGCCAGGCGCGCTTTGTCGTAGCGCCCTTCGACGACGACGGCTTGTTTCAGTTTTATCATTTCTTCTCCCCGAGCGCGGCGAGGCCGCCGATAAGCTCGTAATAGACCTCGAATCCCGCGAAATCGCGCTTCAGACGGCGTTCCGCGTCGGCGCAGAGCAGTATCGCGCGGCGGAAATACTCCGTCGGTCTGCCCTTCAGCCGCGCCGCCGCTTTTTTCAGCGGGTAGTTGGATTTGATATAAGTGAACTGCCCCTCGAGACTGCTCCAGCCGCCTTTGCTCTCCTTCGCGACGGCGACGCGGTACATGGCGATGAAGCCGCTGAGTACCGTAGGCATGAATTCGCGCGGGTCCGCCTTCGTCGCGGCGAGCTCGTCTATTATCGAATACGCCTCGGAGTACTTCGCGTCCGCGATCGCGTCCGCGAGGCGGAAGGAGTCCTCCTCGACGGTGTTGTAGGTGACTACGGAGAGCATATCCTCGGTCACCGTGTCCCTGCCGGACGCGGCGAGGATCTCGGCGTTGTTCTTTATCGCGTACATGTCGCCGGCGCAGATCTCGGCGAGCTTCCGCGCGGCGCGTCTGTCTATGCCTACGCCGCGTTCCGAAAGCAGCGAGGTTATCCACACCTCCGCCTTGTCCGGCGGGAGGCGGTCGCAGGATACGGCGGTCGCGCCGTCGAACACCTTCAGCGCGCGCGTCACCTTGCGGTCGGTACGCCCCTTCGGCTGCTCGAATGAAAGCGGCTCGGAGATGAAGACGAAGATCAGCACGCATTCGTCGGGAAGCTCCGCGATGAGCTTCGCGAGCGCCTCCGCCTGCTCGTCGCCGCCGGAGTAGATATCCGGATCGCGAAGCAGTATCACGCGCTTTTCCGAAAGCATCGGCAGCGCCATGGTCAGATCGCGCAGGCGGCCGACGTCAAGCTCGCGGTAAAGCTCCGTGAAGTCGAAGCTCCGCGCCGACTCCTCGACGTATGCGGAAACGACGCGCTCGGCGGAGAGGTTTTTCAGGTAGTCCTCCTGCCCGTAGAGCACGATCGCGCCGCCCGCTTCTTTGCGGCGGATCATATTTTTCAGCGTGTCCGAGTCGATCCTTCTCATAAGCGTTCCTTATCCTTGTCTTATACCGTCGTTATCTATCAGCAGCGTGACGACGCCGCCGTCTATCGAGTAAAGGGTTTTCGCGGCCTTTTCCCCGCCGTAGTCGGACGGGCGCCCCGTCACGAGCAGCGCCGGACTTCCCGCGTAGCCGAGGCGGGAGAAGACCGCGTCGGGCGAATTGCGGGCGCGGTTCCTTCCCGTGAAGGCCGCGAGCGTTCCGCCGCAGGTCAGATACATATCGAGTATGCCGCCGTCCGAAACGAGGGTCAGCGAAGACGGGCCGAGCCGCGCTTCGCTCGAAGTTACCGGCGCGACGCCGCTTTCGGCGCAGCCCTCCGGCACGAAGGGCGCTCCGGCGCCGAGCCGCTCGGCAAGGCGCTTCGCGGCGCGGACGGAGTAGAGGTCGCCCGCGACGACCGCGTCGGCGGAGATTACCCCGACGTAGCCCGCGCGGTTCAGCACGCCCGGAAACGAGCTCTCGGGCAGACCCGAAACGTAAAGCACGCGCTTGCCTCCGCAGGAGACGAAGTCCGCCTGCCCGACGCCCGCGTAGACCGAGTCGACGCGCACGCAGCTTTCTTCCGCGTATGCGTTAGCACAGACGCCGCTGAGCAGCACGGCGAGCGAAAGCGAGACCGCGGTGAGTCCGCGCAGCCGCCCGCGTCTGAACGCGATATACGCGGCGACAGCCGCGAGCGCCGCCACCGCGAAGTACGGGTAGGCGACGTAAGAATACGAGAACGGCAGCGAGGCGAGCGCCTTCGTCACCCATATCAGCCAGCCGGCTCCGACCCCCGCTACGCGCAGGAAGCCGACGCCTATCCACGGCAGCGTCGCCGCGGGAAGCCCGAGCGTGAGCGTCAGCGCCGCCGGAGTGAGCACCAGCAGGTTCGCCAGCGGCGAAATGAGCGAAACGCTCCCGAAAACGAGCACCGTCACCGGCAGCGTGGCGAGCCACGCCGCGACCGACTGCGCGATTATCTCCGAAAAGCCCGCGATCAGCCCGCGCACGGGGCGCGGTCTTTCTTCCGCCTTCATCCCCTTCATCATCCTGCCGCGGATGCGCGGCGCGATGACGAGCAGTCCCGCGGTCGCGGAAACGGAGAGCAGAAAGCCGACGTCGCGCACGACGGAGGGCGAGATCAGACACATCACGAAAACCGCCGCGCCGAGCGAGTTCAGCCCGTCGCCCTCCCTGCCGAAGAAGGTCGCGCAGAGGACGATCGAAAGCATAAACGCCGCCCTGACCGCCGAAGGCGAGAACGCCGTCAGCGCCGCCAGCAGCCAGACGAGTATGAGCGCGGGTATCACCGGCGGCCTTTTCGTAAACCGCCGCATTATCTCAAACAGGAACATCGTCACCGTGACCACGTGCAGTCCGGAAACGACGGTTATATGCGAAACTCCGCATTTGCGGAAGGCGAGCTCGGTATCGGCGTCTATGCCGCTTTTGTCTCCGAGCAGCAGCGCGGAAAGCAGACCGGAGCGTTCGTTTTCGCCGTCCGCGGCGAGCTTGCCGAGCATATACTTTTTCAGCGTCAGGCAGTAGTAATACGGCGTGCGCGCCGCCTTGCCGGCGACGTGCGGCTTTTCGGAGGCGTTCAGCCGGTAAAGCGCGCCGCCGCCGCTCTCAAGCGACGGGATCGCGTCGACGTGCGCGGTGAATTTCAAGACGTCGTAATAATCCGCTTCGAAGCCGGAGTTCAGCCAGACCTGCGCCTTATCGTTCGTTTCGTACGTTTTGCCGTCGACGGTCATACTGCGCAGGCGCAGGGTGTAGGTCGCGCCGAACTCGCTTTTGCGCGGAAGCTCGCAGACGTACGCTTCCACGTAGGCGGTCCTGCCGTCGAAACGCGCGGCGCGGGAGTCGGCGACCTCCGCGCGCAGAAGTCCCCACGCGCCGGAGCCCGCGAAAACGCAGAGCAGAGCGAGCAGCGTGAAGCGGAAACGCCTGCCGCAGAAGAAGAACGCCGCGAAGCATACCGCCGCCGCACCGAGCCAGAGCCATCCTGCCGGCAGCAGCAGAAGCGAAAGCATTATCGCGGCTCCGGCCGCGAGCATCGGCCGCTTCAGCAGCATGCGCCCTCCCCCTTCGGAATTATCTCCTTATCTCCTTATCCCGCAGCTCACGCGGTGGAGCGTGCGGACGATAACGCATATCAGATAGGACGCCGCGAACATCACCGGGAAGAATATGTACCATTTTCCTCCCGCGTTGAAGCCGTAGAAATCCTCCCAGTTCCTGAGGACAAGCACCTCCATGCCGTAGACGACGCCGTATATCACGGTCGGGATAAGCCCGTAAAGCGTTTCGCGGAAGAAGATATTGCCCTTATTCTCGGTGCAGACAAGCGAGAGGAGCATCAGCAGCGGCGTTATAAGGTGCATATAGAGGTTGTTGCCCTCGAACATCGCGCCGTAGCCGTACTTAGGCCCGAGCAGGAACAGCACCGTCAGCATCGTCAGCGTCGTCGCGCAGACGGCGACGTATTTGAAGATCAGAACGCGGTGCTTCATCGCCCTGTTGCTGCCGAGCATCGCGCTGACCGACCACGGCAGCGCGAAAAGCGCGGAGACCGCCGCGAGCACGTTCGAATTGACCGTAAAGTAGCGGAAGCAGACGAAGCCGGGCGCCTCCATATTTCCCTGACCGCCGGTAGTGAAAAAACCGACGACGCAGATTATCGTCAGCGCGGCCGCGGCCGCGTTGCAGATCAGCGAGATAAGTCCTTTTACGCAGGATTTCTTCATAATCCTTCTCCCAACATTTACCCAAATTAACACGAATACATTTTACCACATAATACGCGCGGTGTCAATTTTTTCATTTACTATTGAAATAGGCGTTTTTATATGCTACAATACCCGCAAAGACATAAAAAGAAGGCGTTTCGTGAAACTCAAGGGACTCATAACCGCGGGCGACCGCGATATGACGACGGGCGGGATAACAAAGCATCTCGTAACCTTCGCCCTGCCGCTGCTGATCGGCTACGTATTCCAGATGCTCTACAACACCGTGGACACCTGGGTCGTCGGCAACTACGTCAGCGACGAGGCGTTCTCCGCCGTCGGAACGGTCGGCCCGATAATAAATATGCTCATCGGCTTCTTCATGGGGCTCTCCAGCGGAGCCGGAGTCGTCATCTCGCAGTATTACGGCGCGAAGCGCTACGATATGGTGAAAAAGACGGTGCATACCTCCGTTATAATCACGCTGGCGATGGGCGCGGTCTTCACCGGCGTCGGCATCGGCTTCACGCCGCTGATGCTGAAGGCGATGTCCACGCCGCCGGAGGTGCTGCCCGAATCGACGGCGTATCTGACGATATACTTCGCGGGCATCACGGGACTGATGCTCTACAATATGTTCTCCGGCATACTCCGCGCCGTCGGGGATTCGACGCGCCCCTTCCTCTTCCTCGTGCTGTCGGCGCTGCTGAACACGGGGCTTGACCTGCTCTTCGTGCTCGTCTTCGGGCTCGGCGTCGAAGGCGTCGCCTACGCGACGATAATCGCGCAGGCGATAAGCGCGCTGCTCCTGCTGCTGACGCTGACGCGGACGGACTCCTGCGTCAAGCTGACCGCGAAGGCGTTCCGTTTCGACAGTGAGGTGATGAAGAAGATACTCAATGTCGGCCTGCCCGCCGCGCTGCAGATGGCGGTGACGGCGTTCTCCAACGTCTTCGTGCAGGGCTACATCAACCATTTCGGCGCCGACTGCATGGGCGGCTGGACCGCCTACGGCAAGATCGACCAGGTCATACTGCTCCCGATGCAGTCGCTGGCGCTGGCGTCGACCACCTTCGTCGGCCAGAACCTCGGCTCCGGGCTCGAGGAGCGCGCGAAGAAGGGCGTGCGCGTCGCGCTTTTCGCCTCCGTGCTCTCCACGGCGGTGCTGATGATACCGGTGATCGCCTTCGCGCCGTCGCTGACCGCCTTCTTCAACGACAAGCCGGAAGTCATAGAATACGGCACGATGATGCTGCGGTGGATATCCCCCTTCTACGTCCTCTGCTGCGTCAACCAGATATTCGCAGGCGCCCTGCGCGGAAGCGGCAACAGCCGCGTGCCGATGATAATAATGCTGTCGTCCTTCGTGCTGTTCCGTCAGGCGTATCTTTTCATTTTCTCGACTTATATTTCATACACCGAACTGCCGATAATCCTCGGCTACCCCGCCGGCTGGCTCGTATGCAGCGCCGCGACGCTGATCTACTATAAACACGCCGGACTGAAAAACCGCCTGCTCGACGCGGCTCCGCAGAAAGCGGAGGCGGAGGCCGAACCCGCGATATGACGCGAAAGGAGAAACCCATGCTTTCATTCGTCAACGACTACTGCGAGGGAGCGCATCCCGAAATACTGCGCCGCCTCGGCGAAAACAACTTCGTGAAAATGACCGGCTACGGCGAGGACGCGCTCTGCGCCGCCGCTAAGGATAAGATCCGCGCCGCCTTCTCCTGCCCCGACGCCGAAGTCTACTTCCTCGTCGGCGGCACGCAGACGAACGCGATCGTCATCGACTCCGTGCTCGCGCAGTATCAGGGAGTCGTCGCCGCTGCGTCCGGCCACATCAACGTGCACGAATCCGGCGCGGTCGAGGCCTGCGGGCGCAAGATACTCGCCCTGCCGCATCACGACGGCAAGCTCGCCGCCGAAGACGTCAAAAAGCTCTGCGCCGGCTTCTACGCCGACGAGGCGCACGAGCATATGGTATTTCCCGGTATGGTCTATATCTCGCACCCGACGGAATACGGCACGCTCTACACGCTCGACGAGCTGAAAGCGCTCCGCGCCGTCTGCGACGAATACGGGATGAAGCTCTTCCTTGACGGAGCGCGGCTCGGCTACGGGCTCGCCGCCGGAGGCGTCACGGGCGCGGATATATCCCGCCTCTGCGACGTCTTCTATATCGGTGGGACGAAGGTCGGCGCGCTCTTCGGCGAAGCCGTCGTTTTCAAAAAGGAGTGCGCGCCCGCGCACTTCGTCACGCTCTATAAGCGCCGCGGCGCGATGCTCGCGAAGGGCTGGCTGCTCGGCCTGCAGTTCGACGCGCTCTTCACCGACGGGCTCTATTTCAAGATAGCGCAAAACGCTATAGACGCGGCGGCGCGGATAAAGGCGGCGCTGCGCGAAAAGGGCTATGAGTTCCTCATCGACTCGCCGACGAATCAGATATTTGTCGTCATGGAGAACGCCGCGGCAACCGCCTTCCGCGAAAAGGTCGCCTGCGAGGTCTGGGAGCGCACCGACGCGGAGCACACCGCCCTCCGCCTCGTGACGAGCTGGGCGACGAACCCCGAAGACGTCGACGCGCTGATAAAGGCGTTGTAATAAAACGCAAAAACGAATACGAAAAGCCCCTCCCGCGCGGGAGGGGCTTTTTTCGCGCCGCATCCAAGCGGCGCCGGGGGAAATGAAAAGCTACTGCATATTCTTGTATTCCTCAACGTTGGCAAGGAGCGTGCTTATTTCATCGTCGTTAAGGCAGCAATATCGCTCTTCGTTGAGGTACCTGTCAACCACCGTTTCGAGAGCGTCGACCGGAATACGCTTTTCCTTATAGGTCGAAGCGGAATTGTTGAGCAACCAGCGA contains:
- a CDS encoding DUF4093 domain-containing protein; protein product: MIKLKQAVVVEGRYDKARLANIFDAPVIETGGFGIYKNAAKRELIKTLARGDGIVIITDPDKAGFRIRNYIKNFCAGGKVWDVYLPDVPGRERRKRAPSKEGLLGAEGLDDAVIIEAFRRAGVGEGEGVEPFTKAFLTGLGVCGGANSAALRASLARRLGLPANMNANTLARVLPRLVTAEELRALAAELRR
- a CDS encoding ComEC/Rec2 family competence protein, whose product is MLLKRPMLAAGAAIMLSLLLLPAGWLWLGAAAVCFAAFFFCGRRFRFTLLALLCVFAGSGAWGLLRAEVADSRAARFDGRTAYVEAYVCELPRKSEFGATYTLRLRSMTVDGKTYETNDKAQVWLNSGFEADYYDVLKFTAHVDAIPSLESGGGALYRLNASEKPHVAGKAARTPYYYCLTLKKYMLGKLAADGENERSGLLSALLLGDKSGIDADTELAFRKCGVSHITVVSGLHVVTVTMFLFEIMRRFTKRPPVIPALILVWLLAALTAFSPSAVRAAFMLSIVLCATFFGREGDGLNSLGAAVFVMCLISPSVVRDVGFLLSVSATAGLLVIAPRIRGRMMKGMKAEERPRPVRGLIAGFSEIIAQSVAAWLATLPVTVLVFGSVSLISPLANLLVLTPAALTLTLGLPAATLPWIGVGFLRVAGVGAGWLIWVTKALASLPFSYSYVAYPYFAVAALAAVAAYIAFRRGRLRGLTAVSLSLAVLLSGVCANAYAEESCVRVDSVYAGVGQADFVSCGGKRVLYVSGLPESSFPGVLNRAGYVGVISADAVVAGDLYSVRAAKRLAERLGAGAPFVPEGCAESGVAPVTSSEARLGPSSLTLVSDGGILDMYLTCGGTLAAFTGRNRARNSPDAVFSRLGYAGSPALLVTGRPSDYGGEKAAKTLYSIDGGVVTLLIDNDGIRQG
- the holA gene encoding DNA polymerase III subunit delta — its product is MRRIDSDTLKNMIRRKEAGGAIVLYGQEDYLKNLSAERVVSAYVEESARSFDFTELYRELDVGRLRDLTMALPMLSEKRVILLRDPDIYSGGDEQAEALAKLIAELPDECVLIFVFISEPLSFEQPKGRTDRKVTRALKVFDGATAVSCDRLPPDKAEVWITSLLSERGVGIDRRAARKLAEICAGDMYAIKNNAEILAASGRDTVTEDMLSVVTYNTVEEDSFRLADAIADAKYSEAYSIIDELAATKADPREFMPTVLSGFIAMYRVAVAKESKGGWSSLEGQFTYIKSNYPLKKAAARLKGRPTEYFRRAILLCADAERRLKRDFAGFEVYYELIGGLAALGEKK
- a CDS encoding MBL fold metallo-hydrolase; translated protein: MAKKKTKTKTARTKKTRRYGVRYAADGDTLKGTLLGLAIVIAFVAVIAGIIWLCGGLGGEGESGSGGSVETPAAVSDVKVHFIDVGNADCALIECADGAIMIDAGEYDDFQKIAAYLNGRGIERLNYVIATHAHGDHMGAMDDVILKYKVDELIIPTKSVDEKFYNDVIKAARNRKVPMRTAAPGETLAFPTGTLEVLDDGSDTSVGESESEELNNNSYVLKFTYGETSFLFTGDAERKYELEMLDKDAALDADVLKVSHHGSNDATCNDFIKAVTPKYAVIPVGRDNSYGHPSKKTVSRLQNAGAKVYRTDEFGDVVVTTDGKKISITYDGAN
- a CDS encoding low specificity L-threonine aldolase, whose protein sequence is MLSFVNDYCEGAHPEILRRLGENNFVKMTGYGEDALCAAAKDKIRAAFSCPDAEVYFLVGGTQTNAIVIDSVLAQYQGVVAAASGHINVHESGAVEACGRKILALPHHDGKLAAEDVKKLCAGFYADEAHEHMVFPGMVYISHPTEYGTLYTLDELKALRAVCDEYGMKLFLDGARLGYGLAAGGVTGADISRLCDVFYIGGTKVGALFGEAVVFKKECAPAHFVTLYKRRGAMLAKGWLLGLQFDALFTDGLYFKIAQNAIDAAARIKAALREKGYEFLIDSPTNQIFVVMENAAATAFREKVACEVWERTDAEHTALRLVTSWATNPEDVDALIKAL
- a CDS encoding MATE family efflux transporter, which gives rise to MTTGGITKHLVTFALPLLIGYVFQMLYNTVDTWVVGNYVSDEAFSAVGTVGPIINMLIGFFMGLSSGAGVVISQYYGAKRYDMVKKTVHTSVIITLAMGAVFTGVGIGFTPLMLKAMSTPPEVLPESTAYLTIYFAGITGLMLYNMFSGILRAVGDSTRPFLFLVLSALLNTGLDLLFVLVFGLGVEGVAYATIIAQAISALLLLLTLTRTDSCVKLTAKAFRFDSEVMKKILNVGLPAALQMAVTAFSNVFVQGYINHFGADCMGGWTAYGKIDQVILLPMQSLALASTTFVGQNLGSGLEERAKKGVRVALFASVLSTAVLMIPVIAFAPSLTAFFNDKPEVIEYGTMMLRWISPFYVLCCVNQIFAGALRGSGNSRVPMIIMLSSFVLFRQAYLFIFSTYISYTELPIILGYPAGWLVCSAATLIYYKHAGLKNRLLDAAPQKAEAEAEPAI